The segment CCTCACCGCGGAACTGCACGGACTCCTCGTCTACGGCACCGGCCAGTTCTTCGCGCCGCATCAGGACACGGAGAAGGCCGACGCGATGGTGGCGACGCTCGTCGTCGTCTTGCCATCGGCACACAGCGGTGGCGAGCTCGTCGTCGCGCACGCCGGGCAGACCCGACTGCATCGTCCCGTCGACAGCCGACTCACGTTCATCGCGTTCTATGCCGACTGTCGGCACGAGATCCGACGCGTCCGTTCCGGTCACCGGATCACTCTCGTGTTCAACCTGCTGATCTCGGACGCCCAGGTCGGAGAGTCAGCGCCCGACGACGTCCTCGCAAGCCTGATCGCCGATCACTTCGCCACCCCCGCCCAGCCCCGGTGGCCGCAAGAACAGACGACGACGCCGTCGCGGCTCGTCGTTCTCCTCGATCACGAGTACAGCAAACACGGCCTCTCGCGCGGCCAGTTCAAGGGGCACGACGCCGAGCGGGTCTCAGCGATCCGGGCGGCCGCCGAGCGCACCGACTGCCGCACCGCGGTCGCGCTGACAAAGATTCACGAGACGTGGAATGAGGGATACGACGGCTATGCGGGCGACCTCGCCGACACGGAAACCGTTCTGAGCTGGTGGCAGCCCGTCGACGAGGACTGCGAGGAGATCGCCCTGCGCGTCGCCGAGTCCGAGATCTGCGCCCCAACGCCGACAGTGTCGCTGAACCCGTACGAGTCCGAGTACACGGGCAACATGGGGAACTACGGCAACACTGAGGAGTACTGGTACCGCCGCGCCGCGGTCGTAGTGTGGCCGCAGGCGCGCGACTTCGCAGTCCGCGCCGAAACCGATCCCGTCCGCGCGCTCGAGGACATCGCCGAACGGCTCCACGATGCGGATCTTGCGATGCGGACACAGTCCGCGATCGACGCGCGGGCGGTGCCGCTCTTCGTCAGACTGGCTCCAGCCGGAGCATTCTCGCCGTGCCTGAAGGTCGCCTCCAGCGTCGACGACACCGACCTCGCAACCCGCTTGCTCGAGCCGTTCAGCATCGCAAGTCTCCGGACCGACGACGCCCCGCACCTCGCCCGCGCCGCGCAGCGTCACGGTATGTCCTGGGTGTCCGAGATCGTCGCATCGTGGCTGTCGAGGCACTCCTTCGCCAGCGAACTCCACGACGACTGGACGCAGGCGACTCTGCCCGCCCTGTGTGACCGTCTGCGCGCGGAGGGAGCAGCCGACGTCGCCGACCTCGTCGCGACTCGCTTGCACGCGATGTTGCTCGCGTTCGTTCGCCGTTCGAGCAGCGCCGGCAATCCGCCGAGCAGGCGTCAGGACGGCTACCGGCACTCGGCTCCGACTGCCGCGGTGATCCTCGCCGAATGCGACGACGAAGCGCTGGCCGAGTTCCGTTCCGCAGTGGCCGAGAACCCGCGAGACGTGACTACCCTCCTCCTCGGCATCCTCGCAGCACTCCCCCAGGACGACCCGATCGCGATTGCCCTCGCCGAAGACACGACAGTCCTCCTGGAACGCCGAATCACCGAACTCACTCGACGGCACGCCGACTGGTCCATCGCGTTCGACGGGTGCGGATGCGACCTCTGCGGTCGCCTGGAACGGTTCGCGCGCTCGTCCGAATCGACGCGCACGGAGTGGCCGTTGAAGAAGGACTTCCGGCTGCACCTTCACCGCGAGATCGACAATGCAGAACTCCCAGTCGACCACACGACCATCCGCACCGGGCGCCCCTTCACTCTGGTCCTGACGAAGAAGAAGGCACTGTTCACCCGAGACGCCGCCGCGCGACGGCAGGCGACGAAGGATCTCGCGTGGGTAGCCGCCCGCCGATGACCTGACGCGACGGTGATTGTCCGACCCTTCTGCTTTCCTGTGCTGTTACCGCGAATGCGGGACGTACCGCGCCAGCGGTGCAGGCACCACAGGTAAGGCCCGACATGATCACGCGCGCAACGATTCTCACCGGCGACGCCGACTCCCCGGTCGTTCTGCACGTCCCGCAGTGCCCACCCGCGCCGGCTGCGGAGTTCACCCCCCGGATGCTCCTCGACGGGTCGCTCGACACTGTCGCCGACCGGATCGTCCACCATGCGCGGAAGCAGTCACGACGACGGCCTCACGCTGTGCTGAACCGGCTCCCGCGGTATCTGGACGATGCCGTGCCGGAGGCCGAGGAGAATGCACGTCGCGGCTGCCGCACCCAACTATGCAGTCACCACCACGTGGCCGTCGCGACCGCATCCGACCCCTACGTCGCCCTGCTACGCGGCATCATCGACGAGCGGATCGCGGCGGTCGGCCACGCCACCGTCATCGAGATCCGCACGATGTCCGTTGCGGCGGCAGATCCGATGCGGATCGTTCTCGGCGTCGACACCGGCATCACCCCGTCGTCACTGATCGACGCCGCCGCGACGGCATTCACGGGCTACGCGATCGACACCTGCCCGACGTCAGCGATCACCCGACGCGACGAATCCACGCCCGCCGGTGACAGCGCACAGGTCCAGACGCTCACCGTCACCATCGACTCGGGCGCCGTCTCCCCGTCCGAGATACACGGACTCGGCGATGCCCTCGCGACACTCGCGGACGGCGTCGGCTCCGCACTACCTGCGCCGACCAAACTCGCCCCACACCCGCACGATCGTCCTCCGATCAGACGAACGTCGGATCCGCGCGTATCGTACCTATTCACGAGTGACCCGTCCCACTTAGATTTACAGGTGGACATCACCCCGGACTCGATCGCGCGGTTCACCCAAACGGACGCATCCCGTCGAGCCCGATCCCGTCCGGGCCGTACCCTGCCGACCGTCTACCGAGGAGCTCCCCGTGGTTGCTGAACCCGTTCTCGGACACGAAGCGTCCACCGAATCCCTCCGGCTCGAGGTCATCGCGAACCCCGTCGCGAACCTCGCGCTTCTGCACAACCACGTGCCGATCGTGCAGCGGATCCAGGTCACCAACGTCTCCGACAGTGACCTCACCGAGCTTCGAGTCACCGCAGAGCTCACCGGCCTCGCCGACGGGTCCGCGCCCGAGTGGTCCGCGGAACTGCCCCGACTCGCCGCGGGGACGTCGCACTCGTGGGAGTTCCTCCACGACCTCGCGCCGTCGCGCCAGCACCTCGAGAGCCTGAACGAGGCGTACGACGCCCAGATCTCGTACGCCGTCACCGCCGACGAACAGAAGCTCTCACTCGATGTGCCCGTCCGCCTCCTCGCGCACAACGAGTGGTTCGCCGCCGCCTTCTGCTACGAGTCACTGGCCTCGTTCGTCCAGCCCAACACCGCAGGCGTGCACGCCGTTCTCAGCGAGGCATCGGACATCCTCGGCGCCTCCACCGGCGACAACTCGCTGCAGGGCTACCAGGCCGGCACACAGCGCGCAGGCACCATCGCAGCGGCGATCTACGCGGCACTGTGCGTGCGGAACATCCGCTACATCAACCCGCCCGCATCGTTCGAGAACACCGGCCAGAAGATCCGCAGCCCGCAGGACGTTCTCGATCAACGGTTCGGCACCTGCATCGACCTGACCGTCCTCTACGCCGCCTGCCTGGAGCAGGCCGGTCTGAATCCGCTGATCTGGATCGTCGACGGCCACGCCTTCGTCGGCTTCATGCGCGAGGAGTCGACACTCCCTCGCCCGGTCCTCGACGAACGCAACAGCATGCTGAACCTCGCCGAGTCCGGTCGCGCGGTGATCCTTGAAGCGTCCTTCTACGGCGGCGACAACGCCCCGACCTTCCGCGAAGCCGTCGACGCCGCAAAGGCGCACCTGCAGCAGCCGTTGGACCTGATGTTCATCGTCGACGTCCGCGCCGCGGGCAACGCAGGCGTCACCCCGTTCGTCGCCGGCGTGCAGACCGAGCAGCAGATCGCCGCCGCCGAAGCGTCCAAGGCCGCCGCCACCCGCGACCTCTCCCTCCCGGACGCGCTGATCGTCGAACGGGACGACGACCAGGTCCTCGACCTCGCCGACACCGCGCCCCTGCGCGTCAAGAAGTGGAAGCGCGCACTCCTGGACCTCAGCACGCGCAACCGGCTCCTCAACATGCGGCCGTCGCGCGAGGTGATCCCGCTCGCCCTTCCCGGGCAGGCGCTCGCCCTGGCCGACGACCTCGTCCACGCGGGCAAGAAGCTCACCATCCGGCCGAGCGACGACTTCAGCGGCGTCCAAGTCCTCAGCGGCATCCGCTCCCCGTTCGAGCTCGGCGAGCAGGTCCTGGTCGACGTCCTCGCCGACCGCCGCGAGGTGTTCGCCATCGTCACCGAGGCGAAGTACCTCTCCACCATGAAGCACCTGCAACGCACCGCGCGCACGCTGTACGAGGAGACCGGAAGCACCAATCTGTACATGGCGTTCGGTTCGCTGGTGCACACCACCACGACCGGCCGGGAGGCCAACGCGCCGCTGTTCCTGCTGCCGGTGAAGGTGGTCGGCGGCACCGGGAAGAGCCGGTACGAGATCATCGTCGACACCACCGGCATCGCCCTCCCCAACCACTGCCTCATCGAGTGGCTGCGGGTGAAGCACAACGTCGTCATCGACGCCCTCAACACCCCGCCGACCGACGACTCCGGCATCGACATCCCCGCAGCCCTGAAAGCCGTGCGCGCCGCCCTGCTGAAGAACCGTCTCGACTTCCGAATCGACGAGACGGCCGCCGTCGCCATCTTCAAGTTCGGCACTCTCGGCCTCTGGCAAGACCTCCAGCGCTCGTGGGACGTCCTCGAGAAGAGCCCGCTGGTCCACCACCTCACGCACACCGCCGGCGAGACCTTCGTCGACCCGGAGGCCACGTCCGACGACCCGCTCACCGCGATCCCCGTCCACGAGACCACCCACCCGCTGCCCGTCCACTACGACGCGTCGCAGCTCAAGGCCGTCGAGCTGTCGGCGATGGGCCGCACCTTCGTCCTTGAAGGCCCGCCCGGAACCGGTAAGTCGCAGACCATCACCAACCTGATCGCCCGCAACCTCGCGGCCGGTCGGACCGTTCTGTTCGTCGCCGAGAAGCAGGCCGCCCTGCAGGTGGTGAAGCGACGCCTGGAGGCTGTCGGCCTGGCGCCCTTCACGCTGGACCTGCACGGTTCAGCGCAGAAGAGCGACAACATCCGCAAGCAGTTGAAGGACGCACTGGAGTTCAAGCACGGCTACAACCAGCGCACCTGGGACACCGAGGTCGCCACCTGGCGCACCTACCACCAGAAACTCGACACCTACCCGTCGCTGATCCACGACCGCAACGCCGCGGGCGACTCCCTGTGGAGCGCCGCACAATCGGTCGCCGACAGCGCGAACACCCCCTACGTCGAGCTGCCGACCGTCTTCGTCGCTACCGTCACCGCCGCGCAGCTCCAACGCATCCGCGACGCGCTCCGCTCCTTCGGCCGTACCGCTCACCCGTCCGACACCGTCCCCGACAGCCCGTGGGTCATCGGCGCCGAGGTGGCCGACGACGCCGCTCTCAACGCCGCTGCCGATCGTGCGGCCGCCGCGCTCGCCCGCCTCACCGCCGACCCGACGGCCGACCGCATCGCCCGCGCGCTCGGTGATCCGGCTGCGATCGACGTCCTGGTCGCGCACGCCCGCACCGAGTTCGGTGCGCCCGTCGTGACCGTCGCCGAGCTCGCCCGTTTCAACAGCCCCGCGTGGCAGGCGCAGTACCAGCACGCCAGCCGGCAGTTCGCGACTTTCGTCGACCGCACCCGCCAATTCACGGAGCGGTTCATCCCGACCTTCCTCACCTCCGGAGACGCCGCGGGCATCGCCGCCCTCATCCGCGAATCCCAGCGCGGGCTGTTCAAGCGCAAGAAGATCGAGGAGGCGACCATCGCCCTCCGCGGTGTGCTGCACCCCGGCGTCGACCTTCCGCTCGACGACGCGCTCCCGCTCCTCGACTCCGTTCCCGGCCTCCGCGCCGAACACGAGAGCCTCCGCCAGACCGTCGCCGACGTCTTCGGTCCACACCTCCCGTACCTGTGGGATCCGCTCAGCCTCGACGCCCAGGGATCGCTCGCCGCGACAGTCGAACGCCTCCGCGCCGTGTTCCAGTTCGCCGAGCAGCATTCACGCGAGTGGGAAGTCCTCCGCGCCGAGCCGTCGCTCTCCCCTTCGTCGCTCGACGCTCTCATCGAGGCCACCACCGGCTGGCGCCAGTGGGCCGGTGCGCTCGGCGCCACCCCGGCGACCCTGCAGCGTTGGCAGCGCGGGCGCCCGTGGGTCGACGCGTGGGAGCAGACCCAGCAAGCGTGGTCGTCGGACATCAGCAGCCGCGGCATCGACGTCGTCCGCCGGTACGTCACCCTGCAGAATCAGCTCGAACCGCTCCGGCAGTCCGGGCTCGACGCCATCGCCGACGATCTGCTCGCCGGACGGATCCCGTCGGCGGAGGGCGAGACCCGGTTCCTCGCCGGCCTCGCACATGCGTCCCTCGCCGAGCGCACCCAGCACGGCGGCCTCACCCAGTTCCTGCACACGCAGCAGGACGGAAAGGTCACCGACTTCGCGGCCTCGTCGAATCGGATCCGCGAACTCCAGCAGGATGCACTGCCCGCCCAACTCGCCGCGCAGCGCCCCTTCGACCCCGACCGCCTCAAGGACAACTACGGCGAACTGCAGCGCGCGCTCGCCGGGAAACGCAACGCGGCGTCAGTCCGATCGCTGGTCCACAAGTACGGGCCCGAGATCCAGGCGGCGACGCCATGCTTCCTGGTGAGCCCCACCTCGCTCGCGCAGTATGTGCCGCCGGGCTCGATCATGTTCGATGTCGTCGTGTTCGACGAGGCGTCGCAGGTGACGGTCGCGCAGTCGGTCGGTGCGCTCGGTCGTGCCAAGTCCGCGGTCATCGTCGGAGACTCGAAGCAGATGCCGCCCACCATGATCGGCGTCGCGTCCGGCGGTGACGCTGACGACGAGGATGAGGAGGAGACCGTCCCCGAGGACCTCGAGAGCATCCTCACCGAGTGTGTCGAATCCGGTGTGCCGCGGCTTCCGCTGACCTGGCACTACCGGAGCCAGGACGAGTCGCTGATCGCGTTCTCCAACGAGATGTACTACGAGTCCAAGCTCGCCAGCCTCCCGAGTCCCGGCCACAGCGACGACGCGGGCATCCAGTGGCGCCGCGTCGACGGTCACTTCAACCGCGAGGACAAAAAGAACGACTACCGCACCAACCGCGTCGAAGCCGACGCGATCGTCCACGAGGTCACCCGCCTCGTGCACGCGACGCCGCCCGAGCGCAGCATCGGCATCGTCACCTTCAACCGCCAGCAGCAGGATCTGATCCTCAACCTCCTGGAGGAGACCGGAGACGAGACGATCCTCGAGCTGCTCGGCGACGACGTGGTCGACGGCCTCTTCGTGAAGAACCTGGAGAACGTGCAGGGCGACGAGCGTGACGTGATCCTGTTCTCCACAGCCTTCTCCAAGCGACCCGGCGAGAAGCAGATGCCGCTGAACTTCGGTCCCCTCACCCGGGTCGGCGGCGAGAAGCGCCTCAACGTCGCCGTCACCCGCGCCAAGCGGAAGGTCGTGGTCTTCAGTTCGTTCGACCCCACCGACATCGACCTCACCCGCACCCGCTCGGTCGGCATGGCGCATCTGCGCGGCTACCTCGAAGCTGCCGCTGCGCACACCAGCGGCGCCGACACCTTCGACCCGCGGACCGCAGACTCGCTGCAGACGCAGATCGCGGACGTGTTGCGCGACAGCCGTTTCGAGGTGCAGCAGAACTACGGGATGTCGGACTTCGTCGTCGACATCGCCGTCCGCTCTCCCCTGT is part of the Gordonia phthalatica genome and harbors:
- a CDS encoding 2OG-Fe(II) oxygenase, with the protein product MSTPPRISLARHLNDQRPEGSFSTQLTASPDALDIRVEGVGALPARMYAADAKKLKAVAGPAHFGRGTETLHDTDVRDTWEITADKVTLGGVEWDATLGQILTEVRDDLGLPYGSTLTAELHGLLVYGTGQFFAPHQDTEKADAMVATLVVVLPSAHSGGELVVAHAGQTRLHRPVDSRLTFIAFYADCRHEIRRVRSGHRITLVFNLLISDAQVGESAPDDVLASLIADHFATPAQPRWPQEQTTTPSRLVVLLDHEYSKHGLSRGQFKGHDAERVSAIRAAAERTDCRTAVALTKIHETWNEGYDGYAGDLADTETVLSWWQPVDEDCEEIALRVAESEICAPTPTVSLNPYESEYTGNMGNYGNTEEYWYRRAAVVVWPQARDFAVRAETDPVRALEDIAERLHDADLAMRTQSAIDARAVPLFVRLAPAGAFSPCLKVASSVDDTDLATRLLEPFSIASLRTDDAPHLARAAQRHGMSWVSEIVASWLSRHSFASELHDDWTQATLPALCDRLRAEGAADVADLVATRLHAMLLAFVRRSSSAGNPPSRRQDGYRHSAPTAAVILAECDDEALAEFRSAVAENPRDVTTLLLGILAALPQDDPIAIALAEDTTVLLERRITELTRRHADWSIAFDGCGCDLCGRLERFARSSESTRTEWPLKKDFRLHLHREIDNAELPVDHTTIRTGRPFTLVLTKKKALFTRDAAARRQATKDLAWVAARR
- a CDS encoding DUF4011 domain-containing protein, which codes for MVAEPVLGHEASTESLRLEVIANPVANLALLHNHVPIVQRIQVTNVSDSDLTELRVTAELTGLADGSAPEWSAELPRLAAGTSHSWEFLHDLAPSRQHLESLNEAYDAQISYAVTADEQKLSLDVPVRLLAHNEWFAAAFCYESLASFVQPNTAGVHAVLSEASDILGASTGDNSLQGYQAGTQRAGTIAAAIYAALCVRNIRYINPPASFENTGQKIRSPQDVLDQRFGTCIDLTVLYAACLEQAGLNPLIWIVDGHAFVGFMREESTLPRPVLDERNSMLNLAESGRAVILEASFYGGDNAPTFREAVDAAKAHLQQPLDLMFIVDVRAAGNAGVTPFVAGVQTEQQIAAAEASKAAATRDLSLPDALIVERDDDQVLDLADTAPLRVKKWKRALLDLSTRNRLLNMRPSREVIPLALPGQALALADDLVHAGKKLTIRPSDDFSGVQVLSGIRSPFELGEQVLVDVLADRREVFAIVTEAKYLSTMKHLQRTARTLYEETGSTNLYMAFGSLVHTTTTGREANAPLFLLPVKVVGGTGKSRYEIIVDTTGIALPNHCLIEWLRVKHNVVIDALNTPPTDDSGIDIPAALKAVRAALLKNRLDFRIDETAAVAIFKFGTLGLWQDLQRSWDVLEKSPLVHHLTHTAGETFVDPEATSDDPLTAIPVHETTHPLPVHYDASQLKAVELSAMGRTFVLEGPPGTGKSQTITNLIARNLAAGRTVLFVAEKQAALQVVKRRLEAVGLAPFTLDLHGSAQKSDNIRKQLKDALEFKHGYNQRTWDTEVATWRTYHQKLDTYPSLIHDRNAAGDSLWSAAQSVADSANTPYVELPTVFVATVTAAQLQRIRDALRSFGRTAHPSDTVPDSPWVIGAEVADDAALNAAADRAAAALARLTADPTADRIARALGDPAAIDVLVAHARTEFGAPVVTVAELARFNSPAWQAQYQHASRQFATFVDRTRQFTERFIPTFLTSGDAAGIAALIRESQRGLFKRKKIEEATIALRGVLHPGVDLPLDDALPLLDSVPGLRAEHESLRQTVADVFGPHLPYLWDPLSLDAQGSLAATVERLRAVFQFAEQHSREWEVLRAEPSLSPSSLDALIEATTGWRQWAGALGATPATLQRWQRGRPWVDAWEQTQQAWSSDISSRGIDVVRRYVTLQNQLEPLRQSGLDAIADDLLAGRIPSAEGETRFLAGLAHASLAERTQHGGLTQFLHTQQDGKVTDFAASSNRIRELQQDALPAQLAAQRPFDPDRLKDNYGELQRALAGKRNAASVRSLVHKYGPEIQAATPCFLVSPTSLAQYVPPGSIMFDVVVFDEASQVTVAQSVGALGRAKSAVIVGDSKQMPPTMIGVASGGDADDEDEEETVPEDLESILTECVESGVPRLPLTWHYRSQDESLIAFSNEMYYESKLASLPSPGHSDDAGIQWRRVDGHFNREDKKNDYRTNRVEADAIVHEVTRLVHATPPERSIGIVTFNRQQQDLILNLLEETGDETILELLGDDVVDGLFVKNLENVQGDERDVILFSTAFSKRPGEKQMPLNFGPLTRVGGEKRLNVAVTRAKRKVVVFSSFDPTDIDLTRTRSVGMAHLRGYLEAAAAHTSGADTFDPRTADSLQTQIADVLRDSRFEVQQNYGMSDFVVDIAVRSPLSERWQVAVMLDGPNWNRRETVTDRDVMPDLLHDRMGWSSVLRIWLPEWLSDRDAAVEQVRAAIETAEEERLEEEAADAADSAAPQQDGAQLEQPSGAADVPPEVPTSPVAEESQAPTATTPSAKPTPVPPEFATSSDVTPLPPQPAPGTPAPEHRLVARVAEPPAPPAPADAMIVTPSSAGLPPMVIASAPASDAVAAPAPIGPPVKEKYRTAPTMPLGTRDQLDGTPDAALRETILTALLETVDICGPIELGSLCGSIVRRFGFERASSSRRQIVEAILPAELVRDGEFGAFVWPASLDPASWSTFRVPTGSSGKRSLDEIAPEELVNALVAAAKRSPGDAESVIRAALTAFGQKKLTQGARDRASRCLSLAVASGRVAFKDGIFQKPTPV